A portion of the Stegostoma tigrinum isolate sSteTig4 chromosome 46, sSteTig4.hap1, whole genome shotgun sequence genome contains these proteins:
- the LOC125449627 gene encoding NAD(P)(+)--arginine ADP-ribosyltransferase 2-like, producing MWTEFNAATRKYGVSDEIYERNFAFKSFHYLFSVALDKLKGKKLQTYRGSEKTFWAREGKSVRFGQFASSSLDLMVAKRFMKNIQGENTLFEIKTKLGVSVSQYSYIKNEDEVIIPPTEVFNVKYKRCSEEPGNKKWVTFGLQAVGCQGIAVTVEKTNEGSLKVRRGRGKCPSYCKCSLG from the exons ATGTGGACT GAGTTCAATGCGGCAACCAGGAAGTATGGAGTGAGTGACGAAATTTACGAGCGGAATTTCGCTTTCAAAAGCTTCCACTACCTCTTCTCGGTCGCCCTGGATAAGTTaaaaggaaagaaattgcagaccTATCGGGGAAGTGAGAAGACATTCTGGGCCAGGGAAGGGAAAAGTGTGCGGTTCGGACAATTTGCTTCATCATCCTTGGATTTGATGGTAGCCAAACGATTCATGAAGAACATTCAAGGTGAAAACACGTTGTTTGAGATCAAAACCAAATTGGGAGTAAGTGTCAGCCAATACTCCTACATAAAGAATGAGGACGAGGTCATCATTCCTCCAACAGAGGTGTTTAATGTCAAGTACAAGCGATGCTCAGAAGAGCCGGGGAATAAAAAATGGGTGACGTTTGGGCTGCAGGCTGTGGGATGTCAGGGCATTGCGGTGACGGTGGAAAAAACCAATGAAGGTTCGTTGAAAGTGAGAAGAGGACGTGGAAAATGCCCCTCTTATTGCAAGTGCTCTCTGGGCTGA